The Microbacterium sp. zg-Y1090 sequence GAGGATGGCGGGACGCTCGGCCCAGCCGGTCGAGATCGTGTCCAGGAAGCCCTGGCCGTAGTTCTGACGCCGGTTGGTGCTGGTGTCGGTCTGCTGCGGTTCGGTCGCGGTCGTGCCGCTGTCGCCTGACGAGTTCATGCTTCCAGTGTCCCACCTGCAGACGTGAGAGCAGTGAGAATCAGCCCGCCGGCTCCAGCTGCACCACCAGGGGGCGGTGATCGCTGCCGACGCCGTCCATGGACGTCAGCACGACGGAGCCGCTCACGGTCCAGGCATCCGTCGTCATGACGTGGTCGATGGGGGAGCCGATGAGGGAGGGCACGTCGGTCGGCCAGGTGCCGGCGGCCCCGGTGCCGCTGTCGGCGGCGGCGTCGCGGCAGCGGCCGAGGTGCCCGCCGTCGACGCCCATGCGCAGCATGTGGTCGATGGTGGCGTTGAAGTCCCCGGCCATGATGACGTCATCGGCGGCGCACTGGTCGGCGAGCCACTGCAGATCGTCGCGCCACGCCTGCATGGCGTTCTGGCGGGGCGCGACGGCGTGGGCGGCGACGATGATCGGCCCGCTGCCGTCCACCGGCATCGCGACGGCGCTCGGCACGACCGAGGTGTTGCTGGAGCCGTCGCGGGACGACTCGATCACGGCGTAGTCGCCGAGGTCCGGTGAGATGAGCAGGGTGGTCGACGAGGCATCCCACAGCCCGTGCTTGGTGTGGTGCGCCCACATCGGGTGCCCCATCTCGCGCATCGCCTCGGCCACCGCCGAGCCGGTCTCGATGGTCGTCTCCGGCAGGGCGACGACGTCCGCCTCCATCGTGACGGCCGTCTGGGCGATCTTCTCGGGAGCGGTGGCCTCACCCCCGGCGGTGTTCCAGGTCATCACGCGCAGGCTCGTCTCGCCCTTGGCCGGGAGGGCTTCTGCGCCCACTCCGCGTTCCGCGACCATCACGGCGCCGGCGCCGGCGGCGAGGAGGCACACCGTGGCGATCGACAGCGCGAAGGCGCGCATCGGTCGGGCCAGCGCCAGCAGGAGCGCCAGCAGGAGCATCGTCGCGAACGCCAGCACGATGAGCGGACGGAAGGCGACGATCTGGGCGATCGGGAACATCCGCTCCACACGGAAGAAGGACGGCCATGTCACGATCGCGGCGCCGATCGCGAACAGGACCGTCAGGAGGATCCCGGTCAGACGCAGCACGTCGCGACTCTATGACAGCACCCTGGGAGATCGACCGACGACGCACCCGCCGTGCGCGTGTCGCGCCGGTACGCTCGGAGGGTGAGTGCAGGACGGCGACGCGTCGAGGGGCCCAGCG is a genomic window containing:
- a CDS encoding endonuclease/exonuclease/phosphatase family protein; protein product: MLRLTGILLTVLFAIGAAIVTWPSFFRVERMFPIAQIVAFRPLIVLAFATMLLLALLLALARPMRAFALSIATVCLLAAGAGAVMVAERGVGAEALPAKGETSLRVMTWNTAGGEATAPEKIAQTAVTMEADVVALPETTIETGSAVAEAMREMGHPMWAHHTKHGLWDASSTTLLISPDLGDYAVIESSRDGSSNTSVVPSAVAMPVDGSGPIIVAAHAVAPRQNAMQAWRDDLQWLADQCAADDVIMAGDFNATIDHMLRMGVDGGHLGRCRDAAADSGTGAAGTWPTDVPSLIGSPIDHVMTTDAWTVSGSVVLTSMDGVGSDHRPLVVQLEPAG